One genomic segment of Longimicrobiaceae bacterium includes these proteins:
- the recR gene encoding recombination mediator RecR, with amino-acid sequence MSLIDRLTDELARLPGIGRKTALRLTYHLLKTSPEDADRLAEAIVAVARGVHACPRCGNYTEHDICEICRSPRRDQSLLCVVEEPADIGAIERTGEYQGLYHVLGGRLSPLDGIGPDQLNVASLLDRLGEGTPVREVVLATNASVEGEATTLYLHRLIAPRGIRVTRLARGLPVGGDLEYADGVTIVEALHGRREL; translated from the coding sequence TTGTCGCTGATCGATCGCCTGACGGACGAACTGGCCCGTCTTCCGGGAATCGGTCGGAAGACGGCGCTTCGTCTCACCTATCATCTGCTCAAGACGTCGCCGGAAGATGCCGATCGTCTGGCGGAGGCGATCGTCGCGGTCGCCAGGGGTGTGCACGCATGCCCCCGCTGCGGAAACTACACCGAGCACGACATCTGCGAGATCTGCCGGAGTCCGCGGCGTGACCAGTCGCTGCTCTGCGTGGTCGAAGAACCGGCGGACATCGGCGCCATCGAGCGGACCGGCGAGTACCAGGGGCTGTACCACGTTCTGGGAGGACGCCTGTCGCCGCTGGACGGGATCGGTCCCGACCAATTGAACGTGGCGTCGCTGCTGGATCGCCTCGGTGAGGGTACGCCGGTTCGCGAGGTGGTGCTGGCGACCAACGCCAGCGTGGAGGGGGAGGCCACCACGCTCTACCTCCACCGACTGATCGCCCCTCGTGGGATCCGTGTCACCCGCCTGGCGCGCGGGCTGCCTGTGGGTGGGGACCTGGAGTACGCTGACGGCGTCACGATCGTGGAGGCGCTCCACGGACGGAGAGAGCTCTAG
- a CDS encoding YbaB/EbfC family nucleoid-associated protein: MTDSFQQILQMGQQVQARLTQLQAELGQRTVSTSSGGGMVTVTADGRGKIRSVRIDPSVVDANDVEMLEDLVLAAVSEAQNRASAVYEEEMKKVSGGFSLPFQLPGL, from the coding sequence ATGACCGATAGCTTTCAGCAGATCCTGCAGATGGGCCAGCAGGTGCAGGCCCGTCTCACCCAGCTTCAGGCGGAGCTGGGCCAGCGGACGGTGAGCACTTCGAGCGGTGGCGGGATGGTGACCGTTACGGCCGACGGACGCGGGAAGATCCGCTCAGTCCGCATCGATCCGTCCGTGGTCGACGCAAACGACGTCGAGATGTTGGAGGACCTCGTGCTGGCTGCCGTGTCCGAGGCGCAGAATCGGGCATCCGCGGTGTACGAGGAGGAGATGAAGAAGGTCTCCGGCGGGTTCAGCCTTCCCTTCCAGCTACCCGGACTCTAG